In Ascaphus truei isolate aAscTru1 unplaced genomic scaffold, aAscTru1.hap1 HAP1_SCAFFOLD_628, whole genome shotgun sequence, the genomic stretch cacggggtgggaacacccggtggtgggattggggaaagttattgttggcgtccgccgaggcgcatattgtggacgtcctccgtggcgtgttaaatgttgtgtaccaGCGGATTGGAATGTCATGGCATGCAATGTATCGTAAGGTTGATTTATCAGTAAACAAGATTTGGTTTTATAACATGGTCGTGTGAGAGAAATTCTTGTATAGAGGACCTGCGAAGACTCCCCCTTTGGcaggatctgtcgcaggtggaggcgctgcaccgaacatatacatatatacatatatacatatacacatacatatatacatatatacatatatacatatatacatatatacatatacacacatacacatacacatacatacatacatcccggGCTCTCCGTAACAGCTTGCCAAGCgaataggaagcagggttacacctggaaacatctggatacaaagcagaataacagacacttggccattcagaatggcaacatctggaaaaactacttcaAGGACcttaccaagaaatcccagaagaaaacctgacacaagaacaaaaacaaatcttcaccaaacaaacatcactggagaacactataaaagataaccaaaacccTCTGGACATAGCAATccacaatccaggaaataaaagaaaaaagaaaactaataaaaaccaagaaagcctgcggaccagatggcattctacaagagatgctgaagtatagcaatccttctatacaagaagcaatactgaaaatgttcaacctggtcctcactactggctacttccctgaactatggaacgaaggactgataacccctatgcacaagaaaggagacaggctggacccatccaattccagaggaatctgtgtcagcagcacccttgggaaactgttcaacagcatcttgaacagcagaatcctcaccttcctgacagagcagtgtactgagtaagagccagacaggcttcctgccaaaccactGCACCACGTATCACATTtataccctacacagcctgattaataagcacgtccacaacaccaacaagtgcaaaatctttgcttgctttgtggacttcaaaaaagcctttgACTCCATCTGGCAgcaggcctattgctgaaaatactagagagcggaaaaggggggagaacatacgacacaatcaaaagtatgtactctgaaaacaaaggctgcgtgaaagttaataactaaaggacagacttcttccatcaaggccgtggagttagacagggctgcagtctgagtcccacactttttaacatttACATCAATGAGCTCACAGCAGCCCTAgtatcctcctcagcacctgggctcaacttggctggaactgagattaagtctctactatacaCAGACGACCTGttcctgctgtctccaacagaacaaggcctccaacagaaactggcaatactagaaaaattcagccaggcCTGGGcactctgtgaacctagaaaaaaacagaataatggtattccagaaaaaatataaaaaacatccaaccatatcgcaattcacactggacgacaatgcactggaacagacagcgagTTACACATACCtaggtctaacaatcagctcatcagggaaattcagcctggccataaatacactgaaggagaaggcccgcagagcattctaCACAATagagaaacagatgtaccacctcaaaccaccaatacgaatctggatgaaaatattcaacagcatcatcacacccatccttctgtatggcagcgaggtgtgcggccctgtaacattcccagactccacaaaatgggataccagcccaacagaaatactgcatctggaattctgcaaaacaccttctccaagtacacaggagtacatcaaacaatgcatgccgggctgagctgggccgctttcctctactgctcactggacagaagagagcactgacatgctgggcccacctaaacaccagccatccacagtcttactgctacagagcaatgagaagccaggacctcctcactaaaccctgtgccatcaaataacttgtcctctcactccaaggacaaaacaccacacagatcaacaacctgccgaaaaaataaATCAACTCAATCGGCAACGAAATAAAGAAGCGGTATGTGACTAGGTGGGACAATGaaatccagcgctcaaagaagctggaaacctaccacagcctacagagagaatagaACGAAATCACCTTGTGCCGAGAGGGAAGatgaatcagcgggcactacggtgcAGTAAAAATcgatgaggctggactgtgctacaaaagaatcctttattgaaacatggataaaaattgagaggagggaagagaacccctgcacctctaacgcgtttcacccgcaatCGGGCTTTTTCAACTctttagaggtgcaggggttctcttccctcctctcaatttttatccatgtttcaataaaggattcttttgtagcacagtccagcctcatcgATTTTTACTgcaccgtagtgcccgctgattcatCTTCCCTCTCGGCACAAGGTGATTTCGTTCTGCTCTCATTCAGCTGGAGCACACAGACCCGGATATACACATGGACATATGTGAGTACTATCATGCTTTAAAGTGAGCTGCCGCACTACCATTGGTTTATTTTGTTCTTGGTGTACATCAGAGGTTTGGGGGGGGTCCTAGGATATCCCCCATACAACTCTCTTTACCCTTGCTTAACCGTGGTTCATCTAGGGGTTAATGCCTAAGCTCTAAGCACGCATCAAGGACATTATGTGTTCCGGTTTGCAGTGAATTAAACAACATAttttctgtgcattaatgggTATATGCTCTGTAACACTAGTTACTTTTGGGGTCCTAACCTCAACATCTTCTatctacagagagaatacactctggcaccctacctactgaaggtaaaagacccaaagcagagacagaacctgggccagtacagaataagtgcccatagactagaaacaggcagacacagacacaactggaagccccgggagatgagactgtgccaaagatgtgagctaggagaggtagaagatgaaacacacttcctgttgcgttgcacacaatactatgaaatgaggagtgcccacctagagaaactcactgcacttatccagaactttaataatatagaggagaaccaaaaaatagcgatcctcctgggagaagatgaaaccacagcagaactggctgcacactatgtcagcacctgccacaggctgagagatgtccactaacccccacacccctgtgtgaaactgttacccatatactgtgcaaccattataccctatcccctagtattcatgtaatcattgtcccccaccccctattattcacgcgagGGCGAGGCAGAGGGCGAGActtcaacttacacacacacacacacacacacacacacacacacacacacacacacacacacacacacacacacacacacacacacacacacacacacacacactctcccatacacacacacacccacttacacactccactctggtatgctgcatctccctctcccccccccactctcttaccTGCCATGAGAGTGAGGAAATCCAGCCTGGGGGGCTCCCACCGTCCGCCTCGCCCGCGATACACATGGAAGCAGCAGCAACACGAGCAGCACTTCCTCCAGCCACACAGCGCCGCTCCACAGACACATTCAGCTAAAGCCACAATCTCCAGGCCTCTCTCCGCCTCTGGTCCCGGCAGTTGCTAGGAGATCCTTAGTGGGGGAGGGCGTGCCTGTATGCGCCTGCGTTGGTGTGTGGCGTAGCGTCACTGCAGTGCCTCCAAGGGATGTCTTCGGCTGGGCTATCCTTCCGGCGTCCCGCGTTGCTAGGTGACCCGCTTGATCGTGTCCCGGCATCATGAAATGAGCCACAGCACAGCAACGGCACTCTACAGGGGGTTAAATGCACTCCTCCGGGCGATCGGGGGTtgcatttgtcgaacactggccaaAATCATGTGTGTGCATGGTCCATCTCAGCTTCAAACACTCTCCGGATTGGACAGCTGATTAAAGAGACAATGCTGAATGGCCTAGCCGCCCCCTCTCCATGGTTTTGTATGAGAACCAAACCTATATAAGCCCAGCAAGACTTCCAGAGATTCAGAGAAACTCTGCGTCCGGTGGAACCGTTTGTTGACTGTTTTGAAGCAACATGCTCCAGCTGCTGGAGGTCCTCACCCAAGCCTTTCTTAGTTCCAGAGGCCTCACAGTCTGCAAGAACTTAACCACAGGATAAGCAAGCTTAAGCGACATCATGAACTCTAGTAAGAGTTTATGTTCTATGTTTTCCCCTTTTAATTTCTATTGGGCTAGGCCTGTACTATTACCTGTTCCTAATAACTCGTCCCCCTAGGATCCCTAGAAATGGTGTGATCTGCATGCGGGTCATGACAATGCATATGCAGAAAACACGTCCCCATCAAGCTCTTGCAATATCCACAACTGGGTGTCGTCTCTCAGACAGAGGTAAATAAGGTttatgtgcaatgcagcaagtaaAGTGTGGCATAGATTTCCATATCCCAGTGGTCACCCAACTACGTTACAGATGCACATCATACACAGATACAGTTGTATTGAGGCATACTCACAGACACCATGCAATGCCGATTTGGCAACCAATTGTTTCCTGGCTGGCGAGAGCTGCTGACCCCTATTTGTAGTAGCACTGGAACTGCTTGTTGACTTCCACAATGGAGGTTGAGTATTGCCGGTAGACCGTGTAATCTTCAGCAGCACACCTTCAATTATAAATGCCATTTACAATGAATGTGTTGTATTACATACAAGCTTCATTACCCTGTCAGAGAGACGACAATACGTCCAAGGGGTATGGACATTCCAAGAGCTTGATCACAACTGTTATAATGCAGACAAATACTTTTTGAACTCAGAACAGCTCAAGATACTTCAACAAGTGGGGCGGATTACTTGGCACCAAAAGTCCCCTATGGCCTATTATGGAGACTGAACCAAAACAACATTGTAATTGTGCATTAGGTGAGACTTATATATGTTTGTTGAAGGGCATTCAGGGAGACATACTTCCAATTATACCACTATCCTGCTTATTATTGTAGTTTCTATGCACCTcctatagtttttttttagatttctgaGGCATGAAGAAGTGTGGTAACTTTGCAACATAATCCTACATTTCCTATAAGGATATGTAATGATAGCTCAAACTTTTCATAACTGCGCATTGTACCATAATTTACCACATCATTGTTTTAGCATAGCACAATTATCGCCAGTGTAtattcctctcccctgtgccttATTCTGTCTGGTGTAGTTGCTAATTTCCGATTATAAGACAATGATTAAAAGATGGGCCAATGGGGAtcatattaataaaggttaaCCCATTGTCCCTACCTATCTTAAGGGATCCTCAGGGGGTTAACCCAGTATCCCAGAGAATAATGTGATTGGGTTTATGTACCTCCCTGATTAGAATGAGTATGTTTTGCTGCTGCCCATGTGTGCAGGGCTGGTAATCACTCAGCGAgcctgcacacacagagatagggtcCTGCTATCAGGAATGTGGGTGGGgaagtgccccagccattgttaGGAGTGGGGAGGAGCGCTGACTCAGGTCTGGGGAACAATGTCTCACCGAGTGGCGCTATTGTTCAGTCCAGATTCTGAGGCGCCTATCTCTGAGGGATATATTGGGTTGTCTTGGGGAACCGTTGCTGGGTATAAGCCCCGTAGGTACAATTTCTATTTGTCAGTTTGAATTTTCCACACCTCTTCAAACCCACCTCTGTGGGGTGTCTTAGGAGCACAGTCACCTGCTGTGTCCCGGATTGGCCGATCAGACGAGCCTCTGCTTGGTGATTAGTCAGCACCCCGTCTTCCATGCTTTGCTATTAAGACAGGTAACCTATGTAAAGACAgaaagttactccctgcactttaATCATTgggtagcaataaatggggaaataaatatacatagtgaaaactaaatctagaagacaaaggagacttttggttacatcctttgatcaaataatgccaagcttgGTAACCAacttcaaggtaagtctcaatagcaggtccctatgctaaatgcatatacatgttctgtgaaatataccctgtaaAGAGCTGCCGATTTCTCATTACTATGCCATCCGAGGTTTGTGCCGGAGATAAACCAAAGTGAGGCGTGTAAGTGGAGGCGAGCAGGCGATTTGAACTTGCTATAGTGCAAATATCATCCCTCGATTACTGCGCTACCCACAGCGGACGGAGCGTGGAAACCTCCCGGGTTAGCCTTGGAAGCGGCGCCTGGCACCTAGTTGAGAAAGGATTCCCTGTTTGGGTGAGTTTGTGCCCAAACTGTGGGTAGCGCTGTCTGTCGACCTcattcaaaatgtgtgtgtgtgtgtgtgtgtgtgtgtgtgtgtgtgtgttcccgatgTTAAGTGtccttgtctcctgtgactgatatcacaacctgcaaatAATATCCACCTCCCCAGGACCAGCTGTGAGATGAGGGCCGGATCTTTTCCTGGGAGTGCGTCTGTTTCTCTCCTGGGCTTTGCATGTACAGTAGACCGTTGGCATCTCGTTTCTCAAGGTTACGTTTCCTAGACAATGGAAAATTAAAtagaaacgtgttattgggagtttttaaaccccactattttggggtggggagggggagatattttgCACACCCACAGGTTCCTAGTTTATGGTTGTGCTACTCCCCAATGTTGCTGTGATTAAGGATAAACAGCTCCTATAAAAATAAGAGTTTTCTAAGAGGTTTCAAATACGATGTTATGTCAATGTTTCTCCATAAGAGGAAACATTGaggaattcaaaataaaatgtaatatataaataaatttaaataaaaaggcaAAACCTACATCTCAGATAACAGATTTGTATAATGAGTCCATTCACTTATCCATCTCACCATTATGTGTCTGTAGTGACGATGATGGGATAAGCTGCCTAACCAGGATCACCTTACAGTGGGTGATTTGTGGAGACTAATTAGCAGAGAAATCATTATCCTCCTGACAATGATGGATGACCTTAAACTATGAGGTCACATAAGAAAGCTATCACAGAGCCCTTACCCTACCTCCTCCCACCCCATCCGCACAGCACTAGGTACATGGCCGCCGCTGCTTCTCCTCTTGCTCCTCCGTCTTATTACATGAACCACATTCACCCACCGTGCAGCCTCCGAACTAAAGCCCGGTGCGCGGGGGATCACGGGAGATGTAGTTCCGGGGAAGTGAAGCTGGGAGTCAGGGACATGCATAGTAATGTATTGCAATGGagaccttactgcgcatgcgcattcaAAAGAGTCTCGGTCACCATAGAGATGAAAGACGATGCACTCGGCGGCCATGATTACTTTGGGCAGATCCCATTGAGTGTAATGATAACTAAGGGCAGAGGAATGAGGCAACCAAACTGTGCAAAACAATGTGACTGGAATAACATGGGATCTTTGAATGAATATTACAGAGCTTGGATTTAGAATAGAGACAGTAATTGAATAGATGTAAAAGTTTCACAAGTGATGTTGGGATAGTGAAGGAACAGCCCAAGTGTTTCTTATTAATGCGAGTTATACATTTGTGTTTTGCTGCCTTTCTCCCTCTATAGATGTTATGGGGAATGTGGCATCTCTGGCAGTCTCTGCACCTgtacatgtatttgtgtgttttgctcagtgatcatTTTGCAAATTCAGGATTTTACGCAATGTTTTTCATTAAATTATGGGCTATTCAAGGGATTAAACCTAAATGTATCAAGAATGATGCAGCAATGTCAGAGTCCTATTGATTTGGACTTAATTCACACCAATTCTATTAAGGGAAGCCACACAACGTGCAGTGTGTCACAGAACTATCTGGGGGTGAAACCTGATTCAGATCATGTGAGAAATCCAGGTCTCCGGGATACACGTTAGTGCCAAAGCAATACCGCCaccgtgtggtctgtgtgtgaatGGCAGATATTAAATCCTTTGGCCCTTTTTACCTTCTCTGTATATTTGTGTTGCTTCCGAGACCAGCAGAGTGTGTTACACATTAAATGTGTGGTTTTAGGATTTAAATAACAAAACAGGACGTGATAAATATGTGCGATTTAGAGTTCTGACAAGTTATCACAAAACCACTTCAACTGCTACTGAAATCTGAGGGAACACATGTTGCTCAGCCTTGTTTTTATACTAAAAAGGTGAAATCCCTGATAACAGGTTGAACAAGGTGACAATAGAAGCCTTTAATGTAACACATCCCAGCCTATTTAATGCAGATTTGACCGATTTCTAAATTAATGTCCAACCCAACAGGACAATGAGAAATATCACTTGTTACATTTATgtaaatggaataaaaaatgtGCGACAAACTATAAAAGGCCAATTCTGATAATGCAAATGAATGTGCTCGTATCTAACGCATGTGGCAAACACGGATTGCATGGTCTGTTACTAATCCCAAACTGCACTAGGACTTTCCCCCGATCAGATGCGTTATAtaccatgcgggtgtgagggcatCATTTCATGCACACTTATTCTGACACGTGCACATATAATCTGTATTTTAGTGAGGCTCAAAAAAAGTAAATGAGGGAAAATAatcgcaggttattaaccccaaaTCCTACTTCCCGAGCACGAACTCCATTACTAACACAGCAGCGCCACCCTGTGGGATGTGTGTGAACTGCAGTTTATCTGAAGGGGATTCTCGGCGATTGTCACTTTGTCTGCGGTTCTCCCGCCTCTTACTAACAAAACACCACAAGTGCAGCGAACACGTGGCTGGGTAGGAAGCCATAAAGAgctaaaaatacatcacataagatactttataatatataatagctACAAAAGCAAATAACTGAGAAAGTGCAATGTATAATAGAACACTTCCCGTTTATCCCGAGCACAGATGACATATGAGCATATCTCTTATATTGATAAAGTGGGTGGCTCTtagaagagcctttgtgtttgtgGGTCAGTGATGAGATCGGGGTTACTTGGCGCTGGTGTACTTGGTGACCGCCTTGGTGCCCTCGGACACGGCGTGCTTGGCCAGCTCTCCCGGCAGCAGCAGGCGCACAGCGGTCTGGATCTCCCGGGAAGTGATGGTCGAGCGCTTGTTGTAATGAGCCAGACGGGACGATTCCCCTGCGATGCGCTCGAAGATAtcattcacaaaggagttcatGATGCCCATGGCCTTGGAGGAGATGCCGGTGTCAGGGTGAACCTGCTTCAGCACTTTGTACACGTAGATGGCGTAACTTTCCTTCCTGCTCTTCCTACGCttcttcccatccttcttctGGGTCTTGGTCACGGCTTTCTTAGAGCCCTTCTTGGCCGCTGGCGCAGACTTGGCTGGTTCAGGCATGTCGGGCGACGCTTCCTCTCCAAACAGCAAAGAAACAATGACACCTAAACCCCCAGCAGCTCTATTTATAGGAGTCCTATGCAAACTAGCAGCCCCAGCATTCTGTTCTTCTATTGGCTGACTTTATCATGTGACCGTTTATGACATCATCAGTTTTCTTTCAAATTAGACGATTGGTGGTTTCAGGATTATGGAACTGATTGGCTGTTTTCAAAACTGACCAATCACAGAGGAGTTCAGCTGCTTTCTGAGTGTATAAATAAGGGCACAGGGGGCGGGGTTTGTCACTTCTCCTGTTACCCGAGCTGCTGTCTGAGTGATACACGATGTCTGGAAGAGGCAAACAAGGCGGGAAAACTCGCGCTAAGGCCAAGACGCGCTCATCTCGGGCTGGGCTGCAGTTCCCAGTCGGCCGTGTGCACAGGCTTCTTCGGAAGGGAAATTATGCTCAGCGTGTGGGGGCCGGAGCCCCGGTCTATTTGGCTGCAGTGCTGGAGTATCTGACCGCTGAGATCCTGGAGTTGGCCGGTAACGCCGCCCGGGACAATAAGAAGTCCCGCATCATCCCCCGGCACCTGCAGCTCGCTGTGCGGAACGACGAGGAGCTGAACAGGCTGCTCGGAGGGGTCACCATCGCTCAGGGGGGTGTCCTGCCCAACATCCAGGCCGTGCTACTGCCCAAGAAAACCGAGAGCCACAAACCGGCCAAGAGCAGCAAGTGAGCTTCACCCCCGAGACCAGGAGCAGAGATCCCCACATAcccaacacaaaggctcttttcagaGCCACCCACAACATCAAAAAAGCGTTATAGTATTTCACATTTCCTGCAGgacatgtttttattatatttctatCTCCATTCTAAGTCACTTTCATTGTTTATGATAATAGTTCTCTTCATTTGTAAAGTAATGTATAATTAAGTCCATGTATGTGGAGGTGTCAGTTCTGTCATTAGAAACAGTAATGCGTTTGATACGACACTGCAGAAAGCAAATCAATATTTAATAccataaaggcacctactgtatatataacttggGGGTGAACTTTAATTACCGACATGATGATTTTAAGGAAAAAATCCCATAAAATTGATGAACTGATTAAAGTGCATTTAGTTTGCTGGAACCATAACTATAAAGCTTAACAAAAAAAACTGTTTCTAGTTCATCGCttaataaattaaaacaaagtaGTGTAGCATGGCTAATACACTATAAAGTAGTGTTTGTTTCTGTTTGTGATTATACAAAAGGCGCAACGTGTTGGTATTAGGAGTCTGTGCTTGAAACAATTTACCACACGGTGGCGCTGTTGGATTAGAAATCGGTATCTTCATTACTTGGCTTGTAAAGGCTAAAACCTGTTTTTATATCGGACACAAATTCGCAAGCCATGAAGGTGTATTAtactgaaaatgtatataatgtatcattAAAGACAAGTGAGTAACATTGATGCaagaacaattaaaaaaaaaatattcaaccaACGTTGTTTACAGATTGCCCTCGAACATGCAAAATCAAGTCATATTATAATTAATGTTGAcatgttagaaaataaaatagcatAATGGTATAGAAAGATTCAATAACCAAAAGGCAGAACACATAATTACAGCATCTGGTCTTCGAAATATACAGCACAAGTTTTTTGGAGGTACAATTTATCAAATTAATTCCTTTATGAGCAAGAACAATAATTAGAATTTATTTTTGTACCACTAATATACTCTGTGCTATAAACTAAAAATTACAGAACCTGTCCcttgtgtcattttttttttttaatctgaggaACAGCAATGTCATGTACGGTCCATCTGTGAGCATGTGGCCCATATACTCTCTGTCACGGACCACACACAAATGAGCAtgtgatatgcaaccagggttaatacacacggctactctagccaactcccctttctcctgcacaaggtactttcaatatgtttatattaacccattactcaattgcaatcccaTCTATGTGCGTACATCACTGGATAATTTaggcaaaatatgtaattatttacCAGAGTCTCAGGgacctgtttattatagaaaaaaaaaattgtgcacttaacacacaatcaGTTATAGCTAAATGTGGCAGCAATGAAAATACTCTGTACAAAGCGTGCACCAGTTTATTCTGAGCCCCAacacattacttattaaatgttttaatacccCCGTCCATGGTCAGTCCGGAGTCCCTGGGCTCTGTTCCCTGTATGGGAGCTGGCGGCACTCACAAGCCAATCGGATCTGGACTCAATGACCGGTTTGGCAGCGTGCTGCCACATGCCGTCTAAGCTCTGATCTGACAGCAAGGTATTGCGGAACTGCCGACTGTGCTCTGGCTCCTTGGCCCTAGTCATACTGGCAGGGATAGGGTTGTCAGTTTGGTCAGGTTACACCCAGCTTACTTTACtggtctcctccaggacatccaagGGATGAACTCCAATGTCCGGAGAGTGATGGTTTCATTCTTGGGACCCTGAACAAACATAGT encodes the following:
- the LOC142485739 gene encoding histone H2B 1.1-like, yielding MPEPAKSAPAAKKGSKKAVTKTQKKDGKKRRKSRKESYAIYVYKVLKQVHPDTGISSKAMGIMNSFVNDIFERIAGESSRLAHYNKRSTITSREIQTAVRLLLPGELAKHAVSEGTKAVTKYTSAK
- the LOC142485738 gene encoding histone H2A type 1-like encodes the protein MSGRGKQGGKTRAKAKTRSSRAGLQFPVGRVHRLLRKGNYAQRVGAGAPVYLAAVLEYLTAEILELAGNAARDNKKSRIIPRHLQLAVRNDEELNRLLGGVTIAQGGVLPNIQAVLLPKKTESHKPAKSSK